A genomic stretch from Haloferax sp. Atlit-12N includes:
- a CDS encoding thioredoxin family protein, with translation MVLLESDSELERGDAAPDFELPGTDGETYSLSSFDDSDALLLVFTCNHCPYAKAKFEELNHLASAYDDLAVVGINPNDAEDRPEDSFEKMQELVEDGTIGYTAYLRDESQAVAAEYGAVCTPDPFLFENTGDGFELAFHSRIDDAMSPDDEVSDYEMRTAVEALLAGDDIPVEEYPSQGCSIKWKDQ, from the coding sequence ATGGTACTCCTGGAATCCGACTCCGAACTCGAACGCGGCGACGCCGCCCCCGACTTCGAACTCCCCGGCACCGACGGCGAGACGTACTCCCTCTCGTCGTTCGACGACTCCGACGCGCTCCTCCTCGTCTTCACCTGCAACCACTGTCCGTACGCGAAGGCGAAGTTCGAGGAACTGAACCACCTCGCGAGCGCCTACGACGACCTCGCGGTCGTCGGCATCAACCCCAACGACGCCGAGGACCGCCCCGAAGACTCCTTCGAGAAGATGCAGGAACTCGTCGAGGACGGCACGATTGGGTACACTGCCTACCTCCGCGACGAGTCGCAGGCGGTCGCCGCCGAGTACGGCGCGGTCTGTACGCCCGACCCGTTCCTCTTCGAGAACACCGGCGATGGCTTCGAACTCGCGTTCCACTCCCGCATCGACGACGCGATGAGCCCCGACGACGAGGTGTCCGACTACGAGATGCGGACGGCCGTCGAGGCGCTCCTCGCCGGCGACGACATCCCCGTCGAGGAGTACCCCTCGCAGGGCTGTTCCATCAAGTGGAAAGACCAGTAA
- a CDS encoding RNA-binding protein translates to MPRVPFHYIDLRTFCYETEDEKRVEEALRTFLPDEFDVDRVESTGHHGDRIIVFSARVERANDVRHVLAKIRDLPDFETLLDELDQRVTDNTEFFLRLDKQAAFKGEARRGGGLTLRAKVEAYPAKKEAAVENARDALLGDE, encoded by the coding sequence ATGCCACGCGTTCCCTTCCACTACATCGACCTCCGGACGTTCTGCTACGAGACGGAAGACGAAAAACGGGTCGAGGAGGCGCTTCGGACGTTCCTCCCCGACGAGTTCGACGTCGATCGCGTCGAGAGCACCGGCCACCACGGCGACCGCATCATCGTCTTCTCCGCGCGCGTCGAGCGCGCCAACGACGTGCGGCACGTCCTCGCCAAGATTCGCGACCTCCCCGACTTCGAGACGCTCCTCGACGAACTCGACCAGCGCGTCACGGACAACACGGAGTTCTTCCTGCGACTGGACAAACAGGCCGCGTTCAAGGGCGAGGCCCGTCGCGGCGGGGGGCTCACGCTCCGCGCGAAAGTCGAGGCCTACCCGGCGAAGAAAGAAGCCGCGGTGGAGAACGCCCGCGACGCCCTCCTGGGCGACGAGTAG
- a CDS encoding chromosome partitioning protein yields MSALGRSLNLGLVLVIVLLTAGTVGATMFYQYSVDSLDQQNEQLRERNEALEQDLSQTRQNLSATQAELQELNSSLERTRGDVSQVANNLEDTESQLESTQSELSSTRSELQETESNLRDARNRISELTATLDELEEQRNQLENQIDDLETDNEELEETNAELETQIETLQSDIADLEDQVDDLEADLRRACSEFEDGNEPAVCDGV; encoded by the coding sequence ATGAGCGCCCTGGGTCGGTCCCTGAACCTCGGTCTCGTCCTCGTCATCGTCCTCCTCACTGCCGGAACCGTCGGCGCGACGATGTTCTACCAGTACTCGGTCGATTCGCTCGACCAGCAAAACGAGCAACTGCGCGAGCGAAACGAGGCGCTGGAACAGGACCTCTCGCAAACCCGACAGAACCTGTCGGCGACGCAGGCGGAGCTACAGGAGCTGAACAGCAGCCTCGAACGCACCCGCGGCGACGTCTCGCAGGTCGCGAACAACCTCGAAGACACGGAGTCACAGCTCGAATCGACCCAAAGCGAGCTGTCGTCGACCCGGAGTGAACTCCAAGAGACCGAAAGCAATCTCCGAGACGCCCGCAACCGTATCAGCGAACTCACGGCGACGCTCGACGAACTCGAAGAACAGCGCAACCAGCTCGAAAACCAGATAGACGACCTCGAAACGGATAACGAGGAACTGGAGGAGACGAACGCCGAACTGGAGACCCAGATAGAGACGCTCCAGTCCGACATCGCCGACCTCGAAGACCAGGTCGACGACCTCGAAGCCGACCTCCGGCGGGCCTGTTCCGAGTTCGAAGACGGCAACGAACCGGCGGTGTGCGATGGTGTCTGA
- a CDS encoding MFS transporter — protein MTETQERRVVGLVAGSHVVNHAYLVALAPVIGLVADDFGVSIAAVGLAIGVQGGVVTLLQLPFGYLSDARSRTLVLAISLVAGAAGIVATALAPSYLWLLASQTLLGVGIAGHHPAHYPLLATASSETNRGRAYSLHALGGSLGFAVSYAIAAGVGALGFGWRWTIAAIAVFGAAFTLVALPVARGFPERIRKPAAEDRPTARPTLAGIRRGASALLSSSGLMGLALLSFLTSAAAWCIRTYSPQLLTAGYGLASGTANLLVSGMLVVGAGTILVGGALTDRVGPGTVALVGYAALAGLAALLASGSLPLALVVLILPFSGTISVSRPARSTLADRLSERADLGKNFAVVTIGISLGGAVAPPAFGALIDLAGVRVTFGVVAVLGLLSFGLTRWLLRRVDGSARQPQAAPSD, from the coding sequence GTGACGGAGACACAGGAGCGCCGCGTAGTCGGCCTCGTCGCGGGCTCACACGTCGTCAACCACGCCTACCTCGTCGCGCTCGCGCCCGTCATCGGCCTCGTCGCCGACGACTTCGGCGTGAGTATCGCCGCCGTCGGCCTCGCCATCGGCGTCCAAGGCGGGGTCGTGACGCTCCTGCAACTCCCCTTCGGCTACCTCTCGGACGCGCGGAGTCGGACGCTCGTCCTCGCTATCTCGCTCGTCGCCGGCGCGGCGGGTATCGTCGCCACCGCGCTCGCGCCCTCGTACCTGTGGCTTCTCGCCTCACAGACGCTCCTCGGCGTCGGCATCGCGGGCCACCACCCCGCGCACTACCCGCTGTTGGCGACCGCCTCCTCGGAGACGAACCGCGGGCGGGCGTACTCGCTGCACGCCCTCGGTGGCTCGCTCGGCTTCGCCGTCTCGTACGCCATCGCCGCCGGCGTCGGCGCGCTCGGCTTCGGCTGGCGCTGGACCATCGCGGCCATCGCCGTCTTCGGCGCGGCGTTCACGCTCGTCGCGCTCCCGGTCGCCCGCGGGTTCCCCGAGCGAATCCGGAAGCCGGCCGCGGAGGACCGCCCGACTGCTCGCCCCACGCTCGCGGGGATTCGGCGGGGCGCGTCGGCACTCCTCTCGTCGTCGGGGCTGATGGGGCTCGCGCTCCTCTCGTTTCTCACCTCGGCGGCCGCGTGGTGCATCCGGACGTACTCGCCGCAACTGCTCACCGCCGGCTACGGCCTCGCGTCGGGCACGGCGAACCTCCTCGTCTCGGGGATGCTCGTCGTCGGCGCGGGGACGATTCTCGTCGGCGGCGCGCTCACCGACCGCGTCGGCCCCGGAACCGTCGCCCTCGTCGGCTACGCCGCGCTCGCTGGACTGGCGGCGCTCCTGGCGAGCGGGTCGCTCCCGCTCGCGCTCGTCGTGTTGATTCTCCCCTTCAGCGGGACCATCAGCGTCTCCCGGCCCGCGCGCTCGACGCTTGCGGACCGCCTCTCCGAGCGCGCCGACCTCGGGAAGAACTTCGCCGTCGTCACCATCGGCATCTCCCTCGGCGGGGCCGTCGCGCCCCCGGCGTTCGGGGCGCTCATCGACCTCGCCGGCGTGCGCGTCACCTTCGGCGTCGTCGCCGTCCTCGGCCTACTCTCGTTCGGGCTGACCCGGTGGCTCCTCCGCCGGGTGGACGGGTCGGCGCGTCAACCGCAGGCGGCCCCGAGCGACTGA
- a CDS encoding BatA and WFA domain-containing protein, with amino-acid sequence MALDEFFLFPLGLVALLGAVPLVILYLLRPEPVRRTLPTFRFLADSAGRNASNPIFDRLLRSLLLLIQLLALVALVGSLATPYLMVPESETVQETVLVVDTSASMGVRDGGGTRFDSTLAAARDEVSGTTSVVAAGSNANVVLRRGSATEARAALDDLRASAAPGDLRSAITAAASIAGEDARVVVLSDFADDSPWSDAVREARARGLVVELQQFAGGGQGNVGIVDRRFSGANVTVTVKNYGDSAATRTLSLAGATREVRMDPGDVATATLPVPAGGGRAELSPGDAFPTDDALYVAAPEDASVDVLVLTNDENRYLTAALSVIPEVSLTVDNPPTAVSTNYDVIIYSNVNPGRLLSGNVEAGREVVADGGGVAIQAQEESPSYGDLQLVSQASIETNPTIGTVESHEITRDITFPPPTEYVAGDLRSGQSLVTTTGGTSLVAVERRGAGRVLYYGFMEDSSAFKYNYQYPVFWKRSVFYLAGRSTLSELNRATGGSLAAGANQTVETPAGEATGPEVRLADAGFYRVGDERFAASLLSEAESDVVAASLDGESAPSDYPTRVEEREVPDPLIEWAALVALAATMVELAYLRRRGDL; translated from the coding sequence ATGGCCCTCGACGAGTTCTTCTTGTTTCCCCTCGGGTTGGTCGCCCTCTTGGGAGCGGTCCCCCTCGTCATCCTCTATCTGTTGCGGCCGGAGCCGGTCCGGCGCACCCTTCCGACCTTCCGGTTCCTCGCGGACTCGGCGGGGCGAAACGCGTCGAACCCCATCTTCGATCGCCTGCTTCGGAGCCTGCTCCTCCTCATCCAACTGCTCGCGCTCGTCGCGCTCGTCGGCTCGCTGGCGACGCCGTACCTGATGGTTCCCGAGTCGGAGACGGTCCAAGAGACCGTCCTCGTCGTGGACACGAGCGCGAGCATGGGCGTCCGCGACGGCGGGGGAACCCGATTCGACAGCACCCTCGCCGCGGCACGAGACGAGGTCTCCGGCACGACCTCAGTCGTCGCGGCGGGGTCGAACGCGAACGTGGTGCTCCGCCGGGGGAGCGCGACCGAAGCCCGCGCCGCCCTCGACGACCTGCGCGCGAGTGCGGCACCCGGCGACCTCCGCTCCGCGATTACTGCCGCCGCCTCCATCGCCGGCGAGGACGCCCGCGTCGTCGTTCTGAGCGACTTCGCGGACGACTCGCCGTGGAGCGACGCGGTCCGCGAGGCCCGCGCCCGCGGCCTCGTGGTCGAACTCCAGCAGTTCGCGGGCGGCGGACAAGGCAACGTCGGCATCGTCGACCGGCGCTTCTCCGGCGCGAACGTCACCGTGACGGTGAAGAACTACGGCGACTCGGCGGCGACGCGGACGCTCTCGCTCGCCGGAGCCACCCGAGAGGTTCGTATGGACCCCGGCGACGTGGCGACCGCGACGCTCCCCGTTCCCGCGGGCGGCGGGCGCGCCGAACTCTCGCCGGGCGACGCCTTCCCGACCGACGACGCGCTGTACGTCGCGGCCCCCGAGGACGCCTCGGTGGACGTGCTCGTCCTCACGAACGACGAGAACCGCTACCTGACGGCCGCGCTGTCGGTCATTCCCGAGGTGTCGCTGACCGTGGACAACCCGCCGACGGCCGTCTCGACGAACTACGACGTGATTATCTACAGCAACGTCAACCCCGGTCGCCTGCTCTCGGGCAACGTCGAGGCCGGCCGCGAGGTCGTCGCCGACGGCGGCGGCGTGGCGATTCAGGCCCAAGAGGAGTCGCCGAGCTACGGCGACCTCCAGCTCGTCTCGCAGGCGAGCATCGAGACGAACCCGACCATCGGGACCGTCGAGAGCCACGAGATAACCCGCGACATCACCTTCCCGCCGCCGACCGAGTACGTTGCCGGCGACCTTCGGTCGGGTCAGTCGCTCGTGACCACGACCGGCGGCACCTCGCTCGTCGCCGTCGAGCGCCGCGGGGCCGGGCGCGTCCTCTACTACGGCTTCATGGAGGACAGCTCGGCGTTCAAATACAACTACCAGTACCCCGTGTTCTGGAAGCGCTCGGTGTTCTACCTCGCCGGGCGCTCGACGCTCTCCGAGCTGAACCGGGCGACCGGCGGGTCGCTCGCGGCGGGCGCGAATCAGACCGTCGAGACGCCCGCGGGCGAGGCGACCGGCCCGGAGGTCCGCCTCGCCGACGCCGGCTTCTACCGCGTCGGCGACGAGCGGTTCGCGGCGTCGCTCCTCAGCGAGGCCGAGTCCGACGTGGTCGCCGCCTCGCTGGACGGCGAGTCGGCCCCCTCGGACTACCCGACGCGGGTCGAAGAGCGCGAGGTTCCGGACCCGCTCATCGAGTGGGCCGCGTTAGTCGCGCTCGCGGCGACGATGGTCGAGTTAGCCTACCTGCGCCGGCGGGGTGACCTCTGA
- a CDS encoding NUDIX hydrolase, which produces MTVDDLWFLADEARQRAEQAYHRLRRSHADADYLEPVHTRRVSRPRFRTLASRVKSTGTPYGVHTVVRRRDDEILLVRHEGVDLWVLPGGGVDDGDEGFTEAARRELAEEAGITADYGGLAMATRIDIRCDGHQTWGVMPVYRARADGTAELSVNDPDEEISAARWFRVSELPADTRDRDDLLSWYDHVAGD; this is translated from the coding sequence ATGACGGTCGACGACCTGTGGTTCCTCGCCGACGAGGCGCGACAGCGCGCCGAGCAGGCCTACCATCGCCTGCGCCGGAGCCACGCCGACGCCGACTACCTCGAACCGGTCCACACCCGCCGCGTCTCCCGCCCGCGGTTTCGGACGCTCGCCTCCCGAGTGAAGTCCACGGGGACGCCCTACGGCGTCCACACCGTCGTCCGCCGCCGCGACGACGAGATACTGCTCGTCCGCCACGAGGGCGTCGACCTCTGGGTCCTCCCCGGCGGCGGCGTCGACGACGGAGATGAGGGGTTCACCGAGGCCGCCCGGCGCGAACTCGCCGAGGAGGCCGGTATCACCGCCGACTACGGCGGCCTCGCGATGGCCACCCGAATCGACATCCGCTGCGACGGCCACCAGACGTGGGGCGTGATGCCCGTCTACCGCGCCCGCGCCGACGGGACCGCGGAACTCAGCGTGAACGACCCCGACGAAGAAATCTCGGCCGCGCGGTGGTTCCGCGTCTCGGAACTCCCGGCGGACACCCGCGACCGCGACGACCTGCTGTCGTGGTACGACCACGTCGCCGGCGACTGA
- a CDS encoding VWA domain-containing protein — translation MAALGSALAALTALDAVAATAPAAATTPLAWTVEAAGRTIGVQRPLFLVALPVAALLAWALIFRGAEGTAGGRSRRLLFASRFLVVLCLVVAAAGPYTVTTRMSDGDPQVTLLVDDSDSAAVTEDVASQLAADIEAEGVPVTTSTVARGEESPIGDAVAANLRPNGTVVLVSDGRVTSGRSLASATTLARDLNATVSAVALEPTDTEHYVTVSGPSKTSVGVENAFLAQVDGVVSEDAEGATVELVVEVDGEEVARETVNTTGSVEFSQTFETTGTHRVTARIESDDRFQTNDVFRKTVRVVEPPRVLYVSRGDYPFRDYLSELYDVETAEAVPADLSSYHAVVLQDLRAEDVGNTESLQRFVIDGGGLLTVGGRNSFENGGYDGSSLASMLPVTTGEGASQQTNLVFAIDVSGSAESGMRVQKSVALDALDQLGDENQVGIVGFNYRAYEVSPLRPLGPNRESTADLIRRLQSGGATDISVGLEGAAQQLGDRRGTIILISDGHDRFQDAARVADQLGRDGVRVITIGTGPSPNEQTLRTIARASGGNYLRASETDRLRILFGGSNRQYAGDGLTVVDQNDFVTAGVELTANPGSVNDVSVRSGANFLVAADDGTPAVASWRYGLGRVATITTYAGDGTLDGLLQSPDSLLLTKSTNYVIGDPERKATGVAEVADTRVDQPTTVVYRGGERPRGVEGLSFSAVDSGVYEATVVPTETGYRDVLDTAFAVNYPAEYAGFGRSAALEAAVSDSGGTMYDPEDATEIAASARDNAAGVQPVRDDWAAAFVAVAFLLYLAEVLVRRLQVYRGRTQSEGGLI, via the coding sequence ATGGCGGCGCTCGGGTCGGCGTTGGCCGCGCTGACAGCGCTCGACGCTGTCGCCGCCACGGCTCCCGCCGCCGCGACGACGCCCCTCGCGTGGACGGTCGAGGCCGCCGGTCGGACAATCGGCGTGCAGCGCCCGCTGTTCCTCGTCGCGCTCCCAGTGGCCGCGCTCCTCGCGTGGGCACTCATCTTCCGCGGGGCGGAGGGGACTGCCGGCGGGCGCTCCCGGCGACTCCTGTTCGCGTCCCGATTCCTCGTCGTCCTGTGCCTGGTCGTCGCGGCTGCGGGACCGTACACCGTCACGACGCGGATGTCTGACGGCGACCCGCAGGTGACACTCCTCGTCGACGACTCCGACAGTGCGGCCGTCACCGAGGACGTGGCGTCGCAGCTCGCGGCGGACATCGAAGCCGAGGGCGTCCCCGTCACGACTTCGACGGTCGCCCGCGGCGAGGAGTCGCCTATCGGCGACGCCGTCGCGGCCAATCTCAGGCCCAACGGAACGGTCGTCCTCGTCTCGGACGGGCGGGTCACCTCGGGGCGGAGCCTCGCGTCCGCGACGACGCTCGCTCGCGACCTCAACGCGACCGTGAGCGCGGTCGCGCTCGAACCGACCGACACCGAACACTACGTCACCGTCAGCGGCCCGTCGAAGACCAGCGTCGGCGTCGAGAACGCGTTCCTCGCGCAGGTCGACGGAGTCGTCTCCGAGGACGCCGAGGGCGCAACCGTCGAACTCGTCGTGGAGGTCGACGGCGAGGAGGTCGCCCGCGAGACGGTCAACACGACCGGCAGCGTCGAGTTCTCCCAGACGTTCGAGACCACCGGGACCCACCGCGTCACCGCCCGTATCGAGAGCGACGACCGCTTCCAGACGAACGACGTGTTCCGCAAGACGGTCCGCGTGGTCGAGCCGCCGCGGGTGCTGTACGTCTCCCGCGGCGACTACCCGTTCCGCGACTACCTCTCGGAGCTGTACGACGTGGAGACCGCCGAGGCCGTCCCCGCGGACCTCTCGTCGTACCACGCCGTCGTCTTACAGGACCTCCGGGCCGAGGACGTCGGTAACACAGAGTCGCTCCAACGGTTCGTCATCGACGGGGGAGGTCTCCTGACCGTCGGCGGGCGGAACTCGTTCGAAAACGGCGGCTACGACGGGTCGAGCCTCGCGTCGATGCTCCCGGTCACGACCGGCGAGGGCGCGTCCCAGCAGACGAACCTCGTGTTCGCCATCGACGTCTCCGGCAGCGCGGAAAGCGGCATGCGCGTCCAGAAGTCGGTCGCGCTCGACGCGCTCGACCAGCTCGGCGACGAGAATCAGGTCGGCATCGTCGGCTTCAACTACCGCGCCTACGAGGTCTCGCCGCTCCGCCCGCTCGGGCCGAACCGCGAGTCGACTGCCGACCTCATCCGCCGGCTTCAGTCCGGCGGTGCGACCGACATCTCCGTCGGCCTCGAGGGCGCGGCCCAGCAACTCGGCGACAGGCGCGGGACGATTATCCTCATCAGCGACGGACACGACCGGTTCCAGGACGCCGCGAGGGTCGCGGACCAACTCGGCCGCGACGGGGTCCGCGTCATCACCATCGGGACCGGCCCGAGCCCGAACGAACAGACCCTCCGGACCATCGCGCGGGCGTCCGGCGGGAACTACCTCAGGGCCAGCGAGACCGACCGGCTCCGCATCCTCTTCGGCGGGTCGAACCGCCAGTACGCCGGCGACGGCCTCACGGTCGTCGACCAGAACGACTTCGTCACCGCCGGCGTCGAACTGACCGCGAACCCCGGCAGCGTCAACGACGTGTCGGTCAGGAGCGGCGCGAACTTCCTCGTCGCGGCCGACGACGGAACCCCCGCGGTCGCCTCGTGGCGCTACGGCCTCGGCCGCGTCGCCACCATCACGACGTACGCAGGCGATGGCACGCTCGACGGCCTGCTCCAGAGCCCCGACTCGCTCCTGCTCACGAAGTCCACGAACTACGTCATCGGCGACCCGGAGCGGAAGGCGACCGGCGTCGCCGAGGTGGCGGACACCCGCGTCGACCAGCCGACGACCGTCGTCTACCGCGGTGGCGAGCGCCCGCGGGGCGTCGAGGGGCTGTCCTTCTCGGCGGTCGACTCCGGCGTCTACGAGGCGACGGTCGTCCCCACCGAGACGGGCTATCGGGACGTGCTCGACACCGCCTTCGCGGTGAACTACCCCGCCGAGTACGCCGGGTTCGGCCGGTCGGCCGCGCTCGAAGCCGCCGTCTCCGACAGCGGCGGGACGATGTACGACCCCGAGGACGCGACCGAAATCGCCGCCTCCGCCCGCGACAACGCCGCCGGTGTCCAACCCGTCCGCGACGACTGGGCGGCCGCGTTCGTCGCCGTCGCGTTCCTCCTCTACCTCGCCGAGGTGCTCGTCCGGCGTCTTCAAGTGTATCGGGGTCGAACGCAAAGTGAAGGTGGTTTGATATGA
- a CDS encoding DUF58 domain-containing protein translates to MIDPGFLDELDRFDTSLKRVSNARLQGDQESPDVGEGLTFSDHRRYAAGDDPRLIDWKVYARTEELFIKRFEAERNLTVHVLLDTSASMDFGEGDTNKFEYGAKLGLGFCHLTAEENNDFRFSLLGDLPDRIDTDASSRGEVLRLVERLNETTPGGDGDITAALSTYAETIRSRSLVVVVSDLLFDPDDVASGLAALARNDVLVAQVLTPEELGPEATGDAIFEDPESEATRRTYFGGSAARQYTDRLQSHLAAVDERCQALGIERELVDTGEDFFDTFADLWLGARLGGERRGRG, encoded by the coding sequence ATGATAGACCCCGGCTTCCTCGACGAACTCGACCGCTTCGACACCTCGCTGAAGCGTGTCTCGAACGCCCGACTGCAGGGCGACCAAGAGTCGCCGGACGTGGGCGAGGGACTCACCTTCAGCGACCACCGGCGGTACGCCGCCGGCGACGACCCGCGGCTCATCGACTGGAAGGTGTACGCCCGGACCGAAGAGCTGTTCATCAAGCGGTTCGAGGCCGAGCGGAACCTGACGGTCCACGTCCTCCTCGACACCTCGGCCTCGATGGACTTCGGCGAGGGCGACACGAACAAGTTCGAGTACGGCGCGAAGCTCGGCCTCGGTTTCTGCCACCTCACCGCCGAGGAGAACAACGACTTCCGCTTTTCGCTCCTCGGTGACCTGCCCGACCGCATCGACACCGACGCGTCGAGCCGCGGCGAAGTGCTCCGGCTCGTCGAGCGACTCAACGAGACGACGCCCGGCGGCGACGGCGATATCACGGCCGCGCTCTCGACCTACGCCGAGACCATCCGCTCGCGGTCGCTCGTGGTGGTCGTGAGCGACCTGCTTTTCGACCCCGACGACGTCGCTTCCGGCCTCGCCGCACTCGCGCGAAACGACGTGCTCGTCGCGCAGGTGCTCACTCCCGAGGAACTCGGTCCGGAGGCGACGGGCGACGCCATCTTCGAGGACCCCGAGTCCGAGGCGACGCGCCGGACCTACTTCGGGGGGTCGGCGGCGCGACAGTACACCGACCGGCTCCAGAGCCACCTCGCGGCGGTCGACGAGCGGTGTCAGGCGCTCGGCATCGAGCGCGAACTCGTCGACACCGGTGAGGACTTCTTCGACACGTTCGCCGACCTCTGGCTCGGCGCGCGGCTCGGCGGGGAACGTCGCGGCCGCGGCTAA
- a CDS encoding EamA family transporter translates to MNYISWAVVALGAYSLVAPLMKVATTGQGKIPSDVAALVANTVLVVGTVGVIVVSGQSVTDSVVSSKLPYVLAAGACLAVGILSYYRALALGPVSIVAPIFGMFLAISSVVGIVALGEPLTVRKVAGIAFAVLAIALVSID, encoded by the coding sequence GTGAACTACATCTCGTGGGCGGTCGTCGCGCTCGGGGCCTACTCGCTCGTCGCGCCGCTGATGAAAGTGGCGACGACGGGACAGGGGAAGATTCCGAGCGACGTGGCCGCGCTGGTCGCCAACACCGTGCTCGTCGTGGGAACCGTCGGGGTCATCGTCGTCTCCGGGCAGAGCGTCACGGACTCGGTCGTGAGTTCGAAACTCCCCTACGTCCTCGCCGCCGGTGCCTGTCTCGCGGTCGGCATCCTCTCGTACTACCGGGCGCTCGCGCTCGGCCCCGTCTCCATCGTCGCCCCCATCTTCGGGATGTTCCTCGCGATTTCGTCGGTCGTCGGCATCGTCGCGCTCGGCGAGCCGCTGACGGTGCGCAAGGTGGCCGGTATCGCCTTCGCCGTCCTCGCAATCGCCCTCGTCTCCATCGACTGA
- a CDS encoding ester cyclase translates to MAATSEKEQQHRDSFMRVADELWNKREYEVIREEYDPLVEVHAFSDPDGIIGTDAVEEWARRYHDAFSDFHVELFDVAARDDSVYARYHLTGTHDGTLRSARGDIPATHRKMDTWGIVQARYEGGLCVEEWNSTDIMTMLSQLGVAPE, encoded by the coding sequence ATGGCAGCAACATCCGAGAAAGAACAACAGCACCGAGACTCGTTCATGCGCGTGGCGGACGAACTGTGGAACAAACGCGAGTACGAGGTCATCAGAGAGGAGTACGACCCGCTGGTCGAGGTCCACGCCTTCTCTGACCCCGACGGCATCATCGGGACCGACGCGGTCGAGGAGTGGGCGCGGCGGTACCACGACGCCTTCTCCGACTTCCACGTGGAACTGTTCGACGTGGCGGCGCGAGACGACAGCGTGTACGCCCGGTATCACCTGACCGGCACCCACGACGGGACGCTCCGAAGCGCTCGCGGCGACATCCCGGCGACCCACCGCAAGATGGACACGTGGGGTATCGTGCAGGCGCGCTACGAGGGCGGCTTGTGCGTCGAAGAGTGGAACAGCACCGACATCATGACCATGCTGTCGCAACTCGGCGTCGCTCCCGAGTGA
- a CDS encoding MoxR family ATPase: MSDKRDWLGDDGQQTAAEGDIAVETDDDLDLSIEDLQASVAAVKDEVGKRIIGQHDVVERLLVCVLCDGNALLESNPGLGKTTLVRALSDATDLQFSRVQNTPDLMPSDITGTEIIRETPDGRDFVFERGPIFSNVVLADEINRATPKTQAALLEAMQEKQVTAAGETYELPDPFFVLATQNPIDQGGTYPLPEAQTDRFLMKILVDYPEFDEERTIVKQYAEGGASPEVERVLPRTHLLAAQRLVRQVPISDDIRDRTIELVRRTREDEQVEFGASPRASMALVLAAKARAFVHGRTHVSWEDVVEMAPPVIRHRIILDFRAEREGLDPDDVIARLLNE, encoded by the coding sequence ATGAGTGACAAACGAGACTGGCTCGGCGACGACGGACAGCAGACCGCGGCTGAAGGCGATATCGCGGTCGAGACAGACGACGACCTCGACCTCAGCATCGAGGACCTCCAAGCGAGCGTCGCGGCGGTCAAAGACGAGGTCGGAAAGCGCATCATCGGCCAACACGACGTGGTCGAGCGACTGCTCGTCTGCGTCCTCTGCGACGGCAACGCGCTGCTCGAATCGAACCCCGGACTGGGGAAGACGACGCTCGTGCGCGCCCTCTCGGACGCGACGGACCTGCAGTTCTCGCGGGTGCAGAACACGCCCGACCTGATGCCCTCGGACATCACGGGCACCGAAATCATCCGCGAGACGCCGGACGGTCGGGACTTCGTGTTCGAGCGCGGCCCCATCTTCTCCAACGTCGTCCTCGCCGACGAGATAAACCGGGCGACGCCGAAGACGCAGGCCGCGCTCCTCGAAGCCATGCAGGAAAAGCAGGTGACCGCCGCGGGCGAGACCTACGAGCTTCCGGACCCCTTCTTCGTCCTCGCGACGCAGAACCCCATCGACCAGGGCGGCACCTACCCGCTCCCCGAGGCGCAGACCGACCGCTTCCTGATGAAGATTCTCGTCGACTACCCCGAGTTCGACGAGGAGCGGACTATCGTCAAGCAGTACGCCGAGGGCGGCGCGTCGCCCGAAGTCGAGCGCGTCCTGCCACGGACGCACCTGCTCGCGGCCCAACGACTCGTGCGGCAGGTCCCCATCTCCGACGACATCCGCGACCGGACCATCGAACTGGTCCGCAGGACCCGCGAAGACGAGCAGGTCGAGTTCGGCGCGAGTCCCCGCGCGAGCATGGCGCTCGTCCTCGCCGCGAAGGCGCGGGCGTTCGTCCACGGGCGCACCCACGTCTCGTGGGAGGACGTGGTCGAGATGGCCCCGCCGGTCATCAGACACCGCATCATCCTCGACTTCCGGGCGGAGCGCGAGGGGCTCGACCCCGACGACGTGATTGCGCGGCTGTTGAACGAGTGA